The proteins below come from a single Oenanthe melanoleuca isolate GR-GAL-2019-014 chromosome Z, OMel1.0, whole genome shotgun sequence genomic window:
- the NANS gene encoding sialic acid synthase: MAREFELCPGRRIGGDQPCFIIAEIGQNHQGDLDIAKRMIRMAKDCGADCAKFQKSELEYKFNKKALERPYTSKHSWGKTYGEHKRHLEFSHDQYRELKKYAEEIGIFFTASGMDEMAVEFLHELDVPFFKVGSGDTNNFPYLEKTAKKGRPMVISSGMQSMNTMHQVYQIVKPINPNFCFLQCTSAYPLQPEDVNLRVISAYQSAFPDIPIGYSGHETGIAISVAAVAMGAKVLERHVTLDKTWKGSDHQASLEPNELAELVKAIRTVEKAMGSPVKQLLPCEMACNEKLGKSVVAKVAIPEGAVLTLDMLTVKVGEPKGFPPESIFDLVGQKVKKSIEEDETITEQVVENHVKKVKC; the protein is encoded by the exons ATGGCTCGGGAGTTCGAGCTGTGTCCCGGGCGGCGCATCGGTGGCGACCAGCCCTGCTTCATCATCGCCGAGATCGGGCAGAACCACCAGGGCGACCTGGACATCGCCAAGCGCATGATCCGTATGGCCAAG GACTGCGGGGCAGATTGTGCTAAGTTCCAGAAGAGTGAACTGGAGTACAAATTCAACAAGAAAGCATTAGAAAGGCCCTACACCTCTAAACACTCCTGGGGCAAGACCTATGGGGAACACAAGCGCCACTTGGAGTTCAGTCATGACCAATACAGAGAGCTAAAGAAGTATGCAGAGGAGATTGgcattttcttcacagcttcTGGCATGGATGAG ATGGCTGTGGAATTTCTACATGAACTGGATGTTCCATTTTTCAAAGTAGGATCAGGAGATACAAATAATTTCCCATATTTGGAAAAAACTGCCAAGAAAG GTCGCCCAATGGTGATTTCCAGCGGGATGCAGTCGATGAACACAATGCATCAGGTTTATCAGATTGTGAAGCCCATCAATCCGAACTTCTGCTTCCTGCAGTGCACCAGCGCGTACCCGCTCCAGCCAGAGGATGTCAATCTCCGTGTCATATCG GCATATCAGTCAGCTTTTCCTGATATCCCCATTGGCTATTCAGGGCATGAAACTGGCATAGCCATTTCAGTGGCAGCTGTTGCTATGGGTGCTAAAGTACTGGAACGCCACGTGACTCTCGACAAAACATGGAAAGGAAGCGACCACCAGGCATCCCTGGAGCCAAATGAACTGGCAGAGTTAGTGAAAGCCATCCGTACTGTGGAGAAAGCAATGGGTTCTCCAGTCAAACAACTCTTGCCCTGTGAAATGGCTTGCAATGAAAAG CTGGGAAAGTCGGTAGTGGCAAAAGTGGCAATTCCTGAAGGTGCAGTATTGACACTTGACATGCTGACAGTGAAGGTGGGAGAGCCAAAGGGATTTCCTCCAGAATCCATCTTTGATCTGGTGGGCCAGAAGGTTAAAAAAAGTATTGAAGAAGATGAAACCATCACTGAGCAAGTAGTGGAAAATCATGTGAAAAAAGTGAAGTGCTAA